A genomic segment from Nodularia sphaerocarpa UHCC 0038 encodes:
- a CDS encoding mannose-1-phosphate guanyltransferase encodes MRAVLMAGGSGTRLRPLTCDLPKPMVPILNRPIAEHIINLLKRHQITEVIATLHYLPDVLRDYFQDGSDFGVQMTYAVEEDQPLGTAGCVKNIAELLDETFLVISGDSITDFDLTAAIAFHKQKQAKATLVLTRVPNPVEFGVVITDEQGHINRFLEKPSSSEIFSDTVNTGIYILEPEVLDYLPSNTESDFSKDLFPLMLEKGEALYGYIAQGYWCDVGHLDAYREAQYDALDRKVKLDVAYKEISPNLWVGQNTFIAPTASIESPAVIGDNCRIGARVQIEAGTIIGDNVTIGADANLKRPILWNGSIIGDEAHLSACVISRGTRVDRRAHVLEAAVVGSLSTIGEEAQISPNVRVWPSKKIESGAILNINLIWGNTAQRNLFGQRGVQGLANIDITPEFAVKLGSAYGSTLKPGCKVTVSRDQRNVSRMVTRSLIAGLMSVGIDIQNLDATAIPIARTVIPTMFVAGGIHVRVHPDRPDYILIEFMDAKGINITKALEKKIEGAYFKEDMRRSQIHEIGDVAYPSQVMERYCTAFEKLLNVDTLRNSRAKVVIDYVYAVSGAVLPMMLDKFGADAVVLNASVNKAAMSVTDREALLTQLGHVVEALKANFGVQVSANGEQLILVDESGFPIRGEILTALMVDMILTSNPRGTVVVPVHASSAVEQVARRHDGRVIRTKANPTALMEASQKNPNVVLGGSGETGFIFPHLHPGFDSMFCIAKLIEMLTIQERSLATARSELPRVVHKTYTVRCPWTAKGALMRYLVETHPAQNLELIDGVKICQPYDDSWLLVLPDASEPLVHLYANSNDRDWVDDTLRNYRTRVQTFVERQQEYQPAEV; translated from the coding sequence ATGCGTGCAGTACTGATGGCTGGCGGTTCAGGAACACGGCTTCGACCGTTAACTTGTGATCTGCCTAAACCAATGGTTCCTATTCTCAATCGGCCTATTGCCGAACATATCATCAATCTGCTCAAGCGGCATCAAATCACAGAAGTTATTGCGACCTTGCATTATCTACCGGATGTCCTGCGAGACTATTTTCAAGATGGTAGCGATTTTGGCGTGCAGATGACCTATGCTGTGGAGGAAGACCAGCCTTTAGGCACAGCAGGCTGTGTAAAGAATATTGCCGAACTTTTGGATGAAACTTTTTTAGTGATTAGCGGTGATAGTATCACAGATTTTGACCTGACGGCAGCGATCGCCTTTCATAAACAAAAACAAGCCAAAGCCACTTTAGTTTTAACCAGAGTTCCCAACCCCGTGGAATTTGGCGTGGTAATTACCGATGAACAAGGACATATTAACCGCTTTTTAGAAAAACCCTCTAGCAGTGAAATTTTTTCCGATACCGTCAACACTGGTATTTACATTCTAGAACCAGAAGTATTAGATTATCTGCCATCTAACACCGAAAGCGACTTCTCCAAAGACTTATTTCCCTTAATGCTTGAAAAAGGCGAAGCCCTATATGGTTACATTGCTCAAGGTTATTGGTGTGATGTCGGTCACTTAGATGCCTATCGTGAGGCTCAGTATGATGCCTTAGATCGGAAAGTCAAACTCGATGTTGCTTATAAAGAAATTTCGCCGAATTTGTGGGTAGGACAAAATACTTTTATCGCCCCCACAGCCAGTATTGAATCTCCAGCCGTGATTGGTGATAATTGCCGCATTGGGGCGAGAGTCCAGATTGAGGCGGGAACCATTATTGGGGATAATGTCACCATTGGCGCTGATGCTAACCTGAAGCGACCAATTTTGTGGAATGGGTCAATTATTGGCGATGAAGCACATCTGAGCGCCTGCGTGATTTCTCGTGGGACGCGTGTAGACCGTCGCGCTCATGTCTTAGAAGCGGCTGTGGTGGGTTCCCTGTCTACTATTGGCGAAGAAGCCCAAATTAGTCCTAATGTGCGGGTTTGGCCGAGTAAAAAGATTGAATCAGGGGCAATCTTAAACATTAACTTGATTTGGGGTAACACTGCTCAAAGAAATTTATTTGGTCAACGTGGTGTCCAAGGTTTAGCCAATATTGACATCACTCCAGAATTTGCTGTGAAGTTAGGATCTGCTTATGGTTCCACCTTGAAACCTGGTTGTAAAGTCACTGTTTCCCGTGACCAGCGAAATGTTTCGCGCATGGTGACTCGCTCGTTAATTGCTGGTTTGATGTCTGTAGGGATTGATATTCAAAACCTCGATGCGACAGCGATTCCCATAGCGCGGACGGTGATACCAACAATGTTTGTGGCTGGTGGGATTCATGTGCGGGTACACCCGGATCGCCCTGATTATATCCTGATTGAGTTTATGGATGCTAAGGGAATTAATATCACCAAAGCTCTGGAGAAGAAAATTGAAGGAGCTTATTTTAAAGAAGATATGCGGCGATCGCAAATTCATGAAATTGGCGATGTAGCTTATCCTAGCCAAGTCATGGAACGCTATTGTACAGCCTTTGAAAAGTTGTTAAATGTAGATACTCTCCGCAACAGTCGCGCCAAAGTCGTAATTGACTATGTTTATGCGGTGTCTGGCGCAGTTTTACCGATGATGTTAGATAAATTTGGCGCTGATGCGGTGGTGCTGAATGCGAGTGTGAATAAAGCGGCGATGTCAGTGACTGATCGTGAAGCATTGTTGACTCAGCTAGGTCATGTGGTGGAGGCGTTAAAAGCTAACTTTGGTGTGCAAGTATCAGCTAATGGGGAACAGTTGATATTAGTTGATGAGTCAGGCTTTCCGATTCGGGGGGAGATTTTGACAGCATTGATGGTAGACATGATTTTAACATCTAACCCCAGAGGAACGGTTGTTGTCCCGGTTCATGCTTCCAGTGCTGTGGAACAAGTCGCCCGTCGTCATGATGGTCGGGTAATTCGCACTAAAGCCAATCCTACAGCGTTGATGGAAGCTTCGCAGAAAAATCCCAATGTGGTGTTAGGAGGTAGCGGAGAAACTGGTTTTATTTTCCCACATCTGCATCCGGGATTTGATTCGATGTTCTGCATTGCGAAGTTAATTGAGATGCTGACAATTCAAGAGCGATCGCTTGCTACAGCGCGTTCAGAATTACCCCGTGTAGTTCACAAAACTTATACAGTTCGTTGTCCTTGGACTGCTAAAGGGGCGCTAATGCGTTATTTGGTCGAAACACACCCAGCCCAAAATTTAGAGTTAATTGATGGGGTGAAAATTTGCCAACCTTATGATGATAGTTGGCTATTAGTTTTACCTGATGCCAGTGAACCATTAGTACATTTGTATGCAAACAGTAATGATCGGGATTGGGTAGATGACACCTTGAGAAACTACCGCACCCGTGTTCAGACCTTTGTGGAAAGACAGCAAGAATACCAACCAGCCGAAGTGTAA
- a CDS encoding Rpn family recombination-promoting nuclease/putative transposase, producing the protein MRRDSIFYKLFQQSPSLLFQLLETPPINADSYRFDSVAVKEPKFEIDGVFLPPENTDAGVVYFCEVQFQKDEQLYERVFAESALYFYRNRARFSDWQAVIIYPNRDLEQSSIYPHRALLNSNQVHRVYLDELGNIRQLPLWLALMVLTTVEEEQAPEEARYLLTRTHEEATSLSSSVIIEMITTIMVYRFENLSRMEVETMLGITLKETRVYREIKEEGREEGREEGREEGREEGREVMANAISRMLTKRFGELSGEIRSSISGLPLAILEDLSEAVLDFTNLADLQSWLAGRIN; encoded by the coding sequence ATGCGTCGAGATTCGATTTTTTACAAACTGTTTCAACAATCTCCTAGTCTGTTATTTCAACTACTGGAAACACCCCCAATAAATGCAGATAGTTATCGATTTGATTCCGTAGCTGTCAAGGAACCTAAATTTGAAATTGATGGGGTATTTCTCCCACCTGAAAATACAGATGCTGGGGTTGTATATTTTTGCGAGGTGCAATTCCAAAAGGACGAACAACTTTACGAAAGAGTATTTGCGGAATCTGCGCTATATTTTTATCGTAACCGGGCAAGATTTAGTGATTGGCAAGCAGTAATTATCTATCCCAATCGTGATCTTGAACAGAGTAGCATTTATCCCCATCGAGCATTACTAAATAGTAACCAAGTGCATCGGGTATATTTAGATGAATTGGGTAATATTCGCCAACTCCCTTTATGGTTAGCGCTGATGGTACTGACTACAGTAGAAGAAGAACAAGCACCAGAAGAAGCAAGGTATTTGTTAACTAGAACCCATGAAGAAGCAACATCTCTATCAAGTAGCGTCATAATAGAGATGATAACCACGATCATGGTGTATAGGTTTGAAAATCTCAGCCGAATGGAGGTAGAGACTATGTTAGGAATCACCCTCAAGGAAACCAGAGTTTACCGAGAAATTAAGGAAGAAGGACGCGAAGAAGGACGTGAGGAAGGGCGCGAGGAAGGGCGCGAGGAAGGGCGCGAAGTGATGGCTAATGCCATTTCTCGAATGTTGACTAAGCGTTTTGGGGAACTCTCTGGGGAAATACGCTCCTCTATTTCTGGTTTACCCTTGGCTATTCTGGAAGATTTGAGCGAAGCAGTGTTAGATTTTACCAATTTGGCTGATTTGCAATCTTGGTTAGCAGGACGAATTAATTAA
- a CDS encoding ABC transporter ATP-binding protein, with protein sequence MAQVVLENIYKSFPQRKGEGVASPTSPGDGKKNDATPEPAEIVNVLRRINLTIADGEFMVLVGPSGCGKSTLLRLIAGLEAMTGGNITVGDRLINDLPPKERDIAMVFQNYALYPHMTVYDNIAFGLRRRELGNGENQDSSLPDWAKNLLVGVTRKLPKGLRYISDKERQVDQQVRNVAQLLQMETLLNRLPKQLSGGQRQRVALGRAIARDPQVFLMDEPLSNLDAKLRAETRAQIVKLQRQLGTTTIYVTHDQTEAMTMGDRIAIMNQGQIQQVASPLELYNRPANRFVAEFIGSPPMNFIPVTFHAPLLITHHNFRLTVPETWEKSLRKYDKQTIILGIRPEHLILSVPATKNLPVKVDLVENLGNDSFLAVRISEPESQISHTDNYLQVRIPPERLVSVGEQLWLSLNPEKLNFFDPQTESAIFPRN encoded by the coding sequence GTGGCGCAAGTTGTCTTAGAAAATATTTATAAAAGCTTTCCCCAACGCAAAGGGGAAGGTGTAGCTTCTCCAACCTCTCCCGGTGATGGAAAGAAAAATGATGCTACCCCGGAACCAGCAGAAATTGTTAATGTCTTACGGCGAATTAACTTAACGATCGCCGATGGTGAATTTATGGTGCTTGTCGGTCCTTCGGGTTGTGGTAAAAGCACTTTACTACGGTTAATCGCTGGGTTAGAAGCAATGACAGGAGGAAATATTACGGTGGGCGATCGCCTAATCAATGATTTACCTCCCAAAGAACGAGACATTGCAATGGTGTTTCAAAATTACGCCCTCTATCCTCACATGACGGTGTATGACAACATCGCCTTTGGACTCCGTAGACGGGAATTAGGAAATGGGGAAAATCAGGACTCTTCACTTCCTGATTGGGCGAAAAATCTCCTGGTGGGTGTCACCAGAAAGTTACCTAAAGGACTGCGTTATATTTCTGACAAAGAAAGGCAAGTAGATCAGCAGGTGCGAAATGTGGCGCAATTATTACAAATGGAAACCTTGCTGAATCGCTTACCCAAACAACTATCTGGGGGACAAAGACAACGGGTAGCATTAGGAAGAGCGATCGCCCGTGATCCTCAAGTATTTTTAATGGATGAACCCCTTTCTAACTTGGATGCGAAACTCCGCGCCGAAACTCGCGCCCAAATTGTCAAATTACAACGCCAATTAGGAACTACGACGATTTACGTTACCCACGACCAAACCGAAGCGATGACAATGGGCGATCGCATTGCGATTATGAATCAAGGACAAATTCAGCAAGTCGCATCTCCATTAGAACTTTACAACCGCCCAGCTAACCGCTTTGTCGCCGAATTTATTGGTTCACCACCAATGAATTTTATTCCTGTCACATTTCACGCCCCATTATTAATTACCCATCACAATTTTCGCCTCACCGTCCCAGAAACTTGGGAAAAATCTTTGCGAAAATACGATAAGCAAACGATTATTTTAGGTATTCGCCCAGAACACTTGATTTTGAGCGTACCAGCGACCAAAAATTTACCCGTAAAAGTAGACTTAGTAGAAAATCTGGGTAATGATTCTTTCCTTGCGGTGAGAATTTCCGAACCAGAATCTCAAATTAGTCATACAGATAATTATCTCCAAGTACGAATCCCACCAGAGAGATTAGTGAGTGTAGGTGAGCAATTATGGTTATCGTTAAATCCAGAGAAACTAAACTTTTTTGATCCTCAAACCGAGTCAGCGATATTTCCTAGAAATTAA
- a CDS encoding FAD-dependent oxidoreductase, which produces MTTDVTENPAHEIVDVKTTDCCIVGGGPGGAVLALLLARQGVSVKLLEAHKDFDRDFRGDTIHPSVMEIMEELQLSDRLLQLPHAKMHSLRIRTPEDIITLADFSHLKTCYPYITMMPQVKFLEFITQEAAKYPNFHLVMGANVQDLIEENGIIKGVRYRCGGGWYEVRALLTVGADGRHSRLRQQGGFESIKTSPPMDVLWFRLPHHPEDPEGGIGNLSQGRILVMLDRGDQWQLAYVIPKGGYQQIRAAGLEEFKKSVVEVVPSLSDRIEHLQDWSQVFFLCVESSRVKRWYRPGLLLIGDAAHIMSPVGGVGINYAIQDAVVAANILCKPLKNQHIELSDLAKVQRQRELPTRMIQAFQTLIQKRVLAPILTSQQTFTPPVWLRLPILRDLPGRLIGLGIFPVHVKS; this is translated from the coding sequence ATGACTACTGATGTAACTGAAAATCCTGCCCATGAAATTGTAGACGTAAAAACTACAGATTGTTGTATTGTTGGTGGTGGTCCAGGCGGCGCTGTTTTGGCTCTACTGCTAGCACGTCAAGGCGTTTCTGTCAAGCTTTTGGAAGCGCATAAAGATTTTGACCGCGACTTTCGGGGGGACACGATTCACCCCTCGGTAATGGAAATTATGGAAGAATTGCAGTTAAGCGATCGCCTGCTACAATTACCTCATGCAAAAATGCACAGCTTGAGAATTCGCACTCCTGAAGATATCATCACCTTAGCGGATTTTAGCCACCTAAAAACCTGCTACCCCTACATCACAATGATGCCGCAGGTAAAATTCCTGGAATTTATCACCCAAGAAGCCGCAAAATATCCGAATTTCCACTTAGTCATGGGTGCGAATGTGCAGGATTTAATTGAGGAAAATGGTATAATTAAAGGAGTACGCTATCGGTGCGGCGGCGGCTGGTATGAAGTCCGGGCATTACTGACAGTAGGTGCAGATGGTCGCCACTCACGCTTAAGACAACAGGGCGGTTTTGAGTCTATTAAAACATCGCCGCCAATGGATGTCCTCTGGTTCCGTTTACCCCATCACCCAGAAGACCCAGAAGGAGGCATAGGAAACCTGTCTCAAGGTCGGATATTGGTTATGCTGGATCGTGGTGATCAATGGCAACTTGCTTATGTGATTCCTAAAGGCGGTTATCAGCAAATTCGGGCTGCTGGGTTGGAGGAATTTAAAAAATCTGTTGTGGAAGTTGTGCCAAGTTTAAGCGATCGCATCGAACATTTACAAGATTGGTCACAGGTATTCTTTCTCTGTGTGGAATCCAGCCGCGTTAAACGCTGGTATCGTCCGGGACTGTTACTTATAGGTGATGCTGCTCATATTATGTCGCCAGTGGGGGGAGTGGGTATTAACTATGCAATACAAGATGCTGTAGTAGCTGCTAATATCCTCTGTAAACCTCTGAAAAATCAACACATAGAACTGAGTGATTTAGCCAAAGTGCAGCGCCAACGAGAATTACCCACGCGCATGATTCAAGCATTTCAGACCTTGATTCAGAAACGAGTCTTAGCCCCCATTCTCACATCCCAGCAGACCTTCACACCTCCTGTTTGGTTACGCTTGCCGATTTTACGCGACCTTCCGGGGCGGTTGATTGGCTTGGGGATTTTTCCAGTCCACGTCAAAAGTTAA
- a CDS encoding single-stranded DNA-binding protein, whose protein sequence is MNSCVLMAEIIQEPQLRYTADNLAITEMLVQFPNSQRTEDQLVTLKVVGWGILATEIQQNYHQGDRVILAGRLGMHTVERQEGFKEKRAELTVQQIQPLGSGFTSSPSVTSTVPQPTSPIISSSQKEVELRPVTAPATTPMSVVPAPTNFAPTSPPQNFERTNYPTVKEQEPDPDDIPF, encoded by the coding sequence ATGAATAGCTGCGTTTTAATGGCAGAAATCATTCAAGAACCGCAATTACGCTATACAGCCGATAACTTAGCAATCACGGAAATGCTGGTGCAGTTTCCTAATTCTCAACGCACAGAAGACCAGTTAGTTACCTTAAAAGTGGTTGGCTGGGGTATTCTGGCTACAGAAATTCAGCAAAATTACCATCAAGGCGATCGCGTCATCTTAGCAGGGCGCTTAGGAATGCATACTGTGGAGCGTCAAGAAGGTTTTAAAGAAAAACGTGCTGAATTGACAGTACAACAGATTCAACCTTTAGGAAGTGGTTTCACTTCATCACCATCAGTCACCTCCACAGTTCCACAACCAACATCCCCAATAATTTCATCCTCACAGAAGGAAGTTGAATTACGTCCAGTAACCGCCCCAGCGACAACCCCCATGAGCGTTGTACCCGCTCCCACAAACTTCGCACCCACATCCCCACCCCAAAATTTTGAGCGCACCAATTATCCTACGGTGAAAGAGCAAGAACCAGACCCAGACGACATTCCTTTCTAA
- the pabB gene encoding aminodeoxychorismate synthase component I: MRTLIIDNYDSYTFNLYQMIAQVNGELPLVIRNDQIDWDELTKLKFDNVVISPGPGRPENVKDFGICKQVIQNVDVPLLGVCLGHQGLAHVYGGTVIHAPEIRHGRLSKIYHDGSELFKGIPHCFSVVRYHSLMVAENLPSSLEKIAWTEEGLIMALRHRHLPFWGVQFHPESICTEYGWNLLENFREITEKFAQKKSGVGSWEWGVGSGGNKQCPIPPASTHSQYQVCSQKLDIYLDAEQVFVHLFGEDKHAFWLDSSLVETDLSRFSFMGGSGGLNSLLVEYRTQTQEITITQSGTVTRCTDSIFDYLKREINYRQCKSDQLPFDFNCGFVGYFGYELKAECGSELVHSASLPDAMFLLADQMIVFDHQEQSIYLVCLTKNQETRQAQTWFESTEKQLRALAPLPPIIPVSAKNSIVFRFSRSHETYINDIHKCLSEIKEGESYQICLTNKLYTDATPNPLEFYRSLRRVNPAPYSAFLRFGEVAIACSSPERFLRIDRAGWVETKPIKGTSRRGQTPAEDQILREQLLHSEKDRAENLMIVDLLRNDLGLVCEVGSIHVTKLMDVETYATVHQLVSTIRGYLRADMAATDCIKKAFPGGSMTGAPKIRTMKIIDKLEQEARGVYSGAIGFLALNGAADLNIVIRTALLTPSGTSIGIGGGIVALSDAQAEFEEAVLKAKALIQAFSANDQQ, encoded by the coding sequence GTGCGAACGCTGATCATTGATAACTACGACTCTTATACATTTAACCTCTATCAGATGATCGCCCAAGTCAATGGAGAACTTCCCCTAGTAATTCGCAATGATCAAATTGACTGGGACGAATTAACGAAACTGAAATTCGACAATGTTGTAATTTCTCCCGGTCCCGGTCGCCCAGAAAATGTGAAAGACTTTGGTATCTGCAAACAAGTGATTCAAAATGTAGATGTACCCCTACTTGGCGTTTGTCTCGGTCATCAGGGACTTGCTCATGTATATGGCGGAACTGTAATTCATGCGCCGGAAATTAGACATGGGCGATTGAGTAAAATATATCACGATGGCTCTGAGCTATTTAAGGGGATTCCTCATTGCTTTTCTGTTGTCCGCTACCACTCCTTGATGGTTGCAGAAAATTTACCCAGTTCTTTGGAAAAAATAGCTTGGACTGAAGAAGGGCTGATCATGGCGCTGCGTCATCGACATTTACCATTTTGGGGTGTACAGTTTCATCCAGAATCAATCTGTACAGAATACGGGTGGAACCTGTTAGAAAATTTTCGCGAAATTACCGAGAAATTTGCTCAGAAGAAATCAGGAGTGGGGAGTTGGGAGTGGGGAGTTGGGAGTGGGGGAAATAAGCAATGTCCCATACCTCCGGCTTCAACTCATTCCCAGTACCAAGTTTGCAGTCAAAAACTGGATATTTATCTTGATGCAGAACAGGTATTTGTTCATTTGTTTGGGGAAGATAAGCACGCTTTTTGGCTTGATAGCAGCTTAGTTGAAACTGATCTTTCTCGTTTCTCCTTTATGGGAGGAAGTGGTGGTTTAAATAGCTTGTTGGTTGAGTACCGTACCCAAACTCAAGAAATAACTATTACTCAGTCAGGTACTGTTACACGCTGCACAGACAGTATTTTTGACTATCTGAAACGGGAAATTAATTACCGTCAGTGTAAGTCTGATCAGCTACCTTTTGACTTCAATTGTGGCTTTGTGGGCTACTTTGGTTATGAACTTAAGGCAGAATGTGGATCTGAGCTAGTGCATTCTGCGTCACTTCCTGATGCGATGTTTCTCTTGGCTGATCAAATGATTGTGTTTGATCACCAAGAACAGAGTATATATTTGGTATGTCTGACCAAAAACCAGGAAACAAGACAAGCACAAACTTGGTTTGAGTCAACAGAAAAACAACTCCGCGCATTAGCTCCTCTTCCGCCTATTATCCCCGTGAGTGCCAAAAACTCCATAGTTTTTCGCTTCAGCCGTTCTCACGAAACTTACATAAATGATATTCACAAGTGTCTAAGTGAAATCAAGGAGGGGGAGAGTTACCAAATTTGTTTGACTAATAAACTTTATACAGATGCTACTCCTAATCCACTGGAATTTTATCGCAGCTTACGGCGAGTTAATCCAGCCCCATACTCAGCATTTCTGCGCTTTGGTGAGGTTGCGATCGCTTGTTCATCTCCAGAAAGGTTTTTACGAATTGACCGCGCTGGATGGGTGGAAACCAAGCCAATCAAAGGAACTTCTAGACGTGGACAGACTCCCGCAGAGGATCAAATACTGCGTGAACAATTGCTCCACAGCGAAAAAGACCGGGCTGAAAACTTGATGATTGTGGATTTGCTACGCAACGATTTAGGCTTAGTCTGTGAAGTCGGTAGTATCCACGTGACAAAGTTGATGGATGTAGAAACTTATGCTACGGTGCATCAACTTGTCAGTACAATTCGGGGTTATTTACGCGCAGATATGGCTGCAACTGATTGTATTAAAAAAGCATTTCCTGGTGGTTCGATGACAGGCGCGCCGAAAATCAGAACTATGAAGATAATTGATAAATTAGAGCAAGAAGCCCGTGGAGTTTATTCCGGCGCAATTGGGTTTTTGGCTCTCAATGGTGCAGCAGATTTAAATATTGTGATTCGGACTGCACTTTTGACTCCCAGTGGTACTTCTATTGGTATCGGTGGTGGTATTGTGGCTTTATCCGATGCTCAAGCGGAATTTGAGGAGGCTGTTCTTAAAGCTAAGGCGTTAATTCAGGCTTTTTCTGCAAATGATCAGCAGTAA
- a CDS encoding COP23 domain-containing protein has translation MFSQPLKFVFLSSLGLSLCLGNSVALAQFNDSNSGNVVVPTIPSGGTSTPTNIPTGTQTGIPTSTPTVTSGTRFTCQFYNGQYTVMYQPQNIPGQLFPWAAPQSLGGGWSPQKRCEAIASRLELYRPDGLEELQIAVENNENIICVTTQTNPFCRIVVTVPRNQDPYAVRNNVFQNLMTADSGQQTTAVNTYGASNRGGVNELYNFGRTLLGGGNNRATASKSGINLKPYLAPEDGGTLRKGAASNAQSQPQNPGRLNPGNFR, from the coding sequence ATGTTTTCACAACCTTTAAAGTTTGTATTTTTAAGCAGTCTTGGCTTATCTTTGTGTCTCGGTAATTCTGTAGCTCTTGCTCAATTTAATGATTCTAATTCTGGTAATGTTGTTGTCCCCACAATACCTTCAGGGGGTACATCAACGCCAACAAACATTCCAACAGGAACACAAACGGGTATCCCAACTAGCACACCAACTGTAACGAGTGGGACTCGGTTTACTTGTCAATTTTACAATGGACAGTATACGGTTATGTATCAGCCACAAAATATTCCAGGGCAATTATTCCCTTGGGCGGCTCCTCAAAGTTTAGGCGGTGGTTGGAGTCCACAAAAACGCTGTGAAGCTATTGCTAGTCGTTTAGAATTATATCGCCCAGATGGTCTAGAAGAACTGCAAATAGCTGTAGAAAATAATGAGAATATTATCTGTGTGACTACACAGACTAATCCGTTCTGTCGCATTGTGGTGACAGTACCCCGTAATCAAGATCCTTATGCGGTACGTAATAATGTTTTCCAAAACTTGATGACGGCTGATAGTGGACAACAGACAACAGCTGTCAATACTTATGGTGCTTCTAATCGGGGAGGAGTAAATGAATTATACAACTTCGGTCGCACACTTTTAGGTGGTGGTAACAATCGAGCGACTGCATCTAAAAGTGGTATCAATTTAAAACCTTATCTCGCACCTGAAGATGGAGGTACTCTGCGAAAAGGAGCAGCGAGTAATGCTCAGTCTCAACCTCAAAACCCTGGGCGTTTGAATCCTGGTAATTTCCGTTGA